TATACAAAACATATGGTCGTCACATATATAGTGATTTTCAACTTGACgtagtaaaatataaaaaaaaaaagcctgATGTAAGACAGTAAAGAGTTATAAGAAGATATGGTGATTTTCAACTTAAGAAAATCTTACTCATACGTAGAACTTACGTTCATCCCTAGCAACACCGGGAAGTGAAACACGGAACACATAAGCATCTTCAGATTTAGCTATATCAACTGAACACATGAATGGCCCAACCTTTCCATACAAAGCCGATCCAGTAAGGGCAACCCCGCCGTTAGCATGATTTATAAGATTGTCCCACTCCTCTTTGGCTGGACAAGCAGAAAATAAAACCACTACAGGCTGACCCCCAGCATGCCGCTGAGAGTTGCTACGCTTGGACGGCAAAGTTATAGCTTCAACTGAGACTGAACCAGCATTGATATC
The genomic region above belongs to Capsicum annuum cultivar UCD-10X-F1 unplaced genomic scaffold, UCD10Xv1.1 ctg73756, whole genome shotgun sequence and contains:
- the LOC124894409 gene encoding alpha-crystallin domain-containing protein 22.3-like, translated to MKGFGWELPKFADLIPQLYPFRRRKGPFFESLFQLPPVGYRIRASQSSVPNSGEASSSIPMHPQPLNVAPISWYSSTPDINAGSVSVEAITLPSKRSNSQRHAGGQPVVVLFSACPAKEEWDNLINHANGGVALTGSALYGKVGPFMCSVDIAKSEDAYVFRVSLPGVARDE